The Medicago truncatula cultivar Jemalong A17 chromosome 4, MtrunA17r5.0-ANR, whole genome shotgun sequence genome includes a region encoding these proteins:
- the LOC112420895 gene encoding uncharacterized protein, whose amino-acid sequence MEREEQVEEHVEGHDDQVEVEPEPEQLDEYPGGPHDLSMLTIEVYRSFKFNNSWLHEPELIDLVKNNWEHYPSTNILTKLNYCVEDISTWSRSVTPNFKHLINKQRSIIEEFRTDANDANDPELQVLQQNLATLILQEESYWRQRSKIFWLSEGDTNSRFFHASASARKRNNTIKKMRDDHGNWISSHDDMCTLVRDYFNSIFTVRQGDQQAILSCVQPRITAEDNNTLTQPFSEQEFKEAIFSMHPDKSPGPDGLNPAFFQRFWNDIGGDIYTTAINWLSTGVIPSDLNSTHIVLVPKGENPESMKDLRPISLCNVLYKIIAKVLANRLKPLINKWIAPEQAAFVPSRSILDNALTAFEILHYMRCKRKGKEGDIALKLDISKAFDSVSWSYLQAILSKLGFCSQWITWMMMCISTVEYHVIFNGDRIGPITPTRGLRQGCPLSPYLYIICAEGLSATIKNHELRGKIHGTRICRNSPPVSQLLFADDSFLFCKATISEAQCLKDILSSYELASGQAINYRKSAISFSANTPQDSISSIMTCLGVSSAIGSGKYLGLPSMVGRSKKAIFTYLKDRIWKNCQSWSARSLSRAGKEILIKSVAQAIPSYCMGAFLIPTSLCDEIEKMMNSFYWGSKKNGRRGINWLRWDKLTRHKSQGGLGFRNLEAFNLSMLGKQSWKLLSDSSSLFSRILKAKYFPRRDFLDANLGHNPSYTWRSLWSTQSLLTLGHRWKIGDGSLINVWSMPWIRNLPTLKPSTPPLLHHADLTVSYLLNSDGNSWNIPIVQSLFNSVDAEAIVSMPLFPRTATDQRIWKATANGSYTVKSAYRLCSDLITAINPIQHDYRWNSIWNLQIPPRVRAFLWRLAQHCLPTRANLLTRGIPCDDSCIFCDQFAETQTHVFFVCPKASSCWELLGVNHIIRDLLLSSNDCTSMFFDLIDRLHPQQQVLVAMTLWSLWKSRNSKLWEATDTTPISIVTRAKDVINEWSCMQREKAPIHHANSVHSWIKPPIGTIKCNVDAAAFNNNSIMGYGMCFRDYTGTFLLGKSDFHHSSATVLEAESLALLDAIKLAISNEMHVVLFETDSKILADALTNNSSPTNEFGDLVTQCRSLLLDKPDFAVSYVRRQANSVAHSIARASLSHPSPHIFHHVLPTLYRLIMNEMN is encoded by the exons ATGGAGAGGGAGGAGCAAGTGGAGGAACATGTGGAGGGTCATGATGATCAGGTGGAGGTGGAGCCAGAGCCAGAGCAACTGGACGAATATCCTGGTGGTCCACATGACTTGTCTATGCTGACCAT AGAAGTTTACCGCAGtttcaaattcaacaattcTTGGCTTCATGAGCCGGAGCTCATTGATCTTGTGAAAAACAATTGGGAGCACTATCCTTCCACCAACATCTTAACCAAACTGAATTATTGTGTGGAGGACATATCAACCTGGAGCCGTTCTGTTACCCCAAACTTCAAGCATCTTATTAACAAACAGCGATCCATCATTGAGGAATTCAGAACAGACGCAAATGATGCCAATGATCCTGAACTTCAGGTCCTGCAGCAAAATCTCGCAACTTTAATTCTTCAAGAGGAGAGTTATTGGAGACAGCGTTCTAAAATCTTTTGGTTATCAGAAGGCGACACAAACAGCAGGTTCTTTCATGCTTCTGCTTCAGCCCGTAAGCGGAATAACACCATTAAAAAGATGCGCGATGACCATGGCAACTGGATATCATCGCACGATGACATGTGCACTTTGGTTCGAGAttattttaattccattttcacTGTGAGGCAAGGCGACCAGCAGGCAATTCTCTCTTGTGTTCAGCCACGGATCACAGCTGAAGACAACAATACTCTCACACAGCCTTTCTCTGAACAAGAATTCAAAGAAGCTATTTTTAGTATGCACCCCGATAAATCTCCGGGCCCTGATGGCCTCAACCCGGCTTTCTTCCAAAGGTTCTGGAACGATATTGGAGGCGACATCTACACTACTGCTATCAATTGGCTCTCCACCGGGGTCATTCCCTCCGACCTGAATTCTACACATATTGTTCTTGTTCCAAAAGGGGAAAATCCAGAATCAATGAAAGATCTTCGTCCCATATCCCTTTGTAATGTCCTTTACAAAATCATTGCCAAGGTTCTAGCAAACAGATTGAAGCCTTTGATTAATAAATGGATTGCACCAGAGCAAGCAGCTTTTGTCCCCTCTCGTTCGATATTAGATAATGCGCTTACAGCTTTTGAAATTTTACACTACATGCGCtgcaaaagaaaaggaaaagaagggGATATAGCTCTGAAACTCGATATTTCAAAGGCATTTGACAGTGTCAGCTGGTCTTATTTACAAGCAATCTTATCCAAATTGGGTTTCTGCTCCCAATGGATCACATGGATGATGATGTGCATCTCTACAGTTGAATACCATGTCATCTTTAACGGAGACCGCATCGGCCCCATCACTCCTACACGAGGTTTACGACAAGGTTGCCCTCTGTCCCCATATTTGTACATTATCTGTGCTGAAGGGTTGTCTGCTACTATTAAGAATCACGAGCTTCGAGGTAAAATCCATGGAACCCGCATTTGCCGTAATTCTCCTCCTGTTAGTCAGCTTCTTTTCGCGGATGACAGCTTCCTATTTTGCAAGGCGACAATTTCAGAAGCTCAATGCCTCAAAGACATTCTTTCTAGTTATGAACTCGCTTCTGGGCAAGCCATAAACTATAGGAAATCGGCGATTTCCTTCAGTGCAAACACTCCACAAGACTCTATCTCTTCCATCATGACATGCCTTGGCGTTTCTAGTGCAATCGGAAGCGGAAAATATCTAGGTCTTCCATCTATGGTAGGTCGTAGCAAGAAGGCAATCTTCACCTATCTAAAAGATCGAATATGGAAGAATTGTCAATCTTGGAGCGCTCGGTCTCTCTCAAGGGCAGGGAAGGAAATTTTGATCAAGTCAGTGGCCCAAGCCATTCCGTCTTACTGTATGGGAGCCTTTCTTATCCCTACATCTCTTTGTGATGAGATTGAAAAGATGATGAACTCATTTTATTGGGGCTCTAAAAAGAACGGTCGTCGTGGAATAAATTGGCTACGTTGGGACAAGCTCACTCGCCACAAAAGTCAAGGAGGTTTAGGCTTCAGGAACCTCGAAGCATTTAATCTTTCTATGCTCGGTAAGCAAAGTTGGAAACTCTTATCCGACTCGTCCTCCCTATTTTCAAGAATCctcaaagctaaatattttcCCCGAAGGGATTTTTTGGATGCCAATCTAGGTCATAATCCAAGTTACACATGGAGGAGTCTATGGAGTACTCAATCTTTACTTACCTTGGGCCATAGGTGGAAAATTGGAGACGGTTCCCTAATTAATGTGTGGAGTATGCCTTGGATCCGCAATTTGCCAACTCTCAAACCATCTACCCCGCCTCTATTGCACCACGCGGATCTTACGGTTAGTTATTTGTTGAATTCAGATGGAAATTCTTGGAATATTCCTATAGTGCAATCTCTGTTTAATAGCGTAGATGCAGAAGCAATCGTTTCCATGCCTTTATTCCCTCGTACTGCTACTGATCAGCGCATCTGGAAGGCTACTGCAAACGGATCTTACACTGTCAAATCAGCATATCGTCTTTGTTCAGACCTTATAACTGCCATCAATCCCATCCAACATGATTATCGTTGGAATTCTATATGGAATTTGCAGATCCCACCACGAGTTCGAGCTTTTCTTTGGCGCCTTGCTCAACATTGTCTGCCAACTCGCGCTAATCTTCTTACCCGTGGTATTCCATGTGATGACTCGTGCATATTTTGCGACCAATTCGCAGAAACGCAGACTCATGTTTTCTTCGTCTGTCCGAAAGCGTCCAGCTGCTGGGAACTGCTTGGAGTTAATCACATCATCCGAGACCTGCTACTCTCTAGTAATGACTGCACTTCTATGTTTTTTGACTTGATTGACAGGTTACACCCGCAGCAGCAAGTACTAGTTGCTATGACTCTCTGGAGCTTATGGAAGAGTCGTAATTCCAAACTTTGGGAGGCCACAGATACTACTCCAATTTCTATTGTCACTCGAGCAAAGGATGTCATCAACGAATGGAGTTGTATGCAACGAGAAAAGGCACCAATTCACCACGCAAATTCTGTCCACTCCTGGATCAAACCACCGATAGGTACAATTAAATGCAATGTCGATGCAGCTgcatttaataataattctaTCATGGGGTATGGTATGTGTTTTCGCGACTATACAGGTACTTTTTTACTTGGGAAATCAGACTTTCATCACTCATCAGCCACTGTTTTGGAGGCAGAATCTCTAGCCTTGCTTGATGCTATTAAATTGGCTATTTCAAATGAGATGCATGTTGTATTATTTGAAACTGATTCGAAGATCTTAGCTGATGCACTCACCAATAACTCTTCCCCTACCAATGAGTTTGGAGATCTTGTAACCCAATGTAGAAGTCTCTTACTTGATAAACCCGACTTTGCAGTGTCGTATGTTAGGAGGCAAGCAAATAGTGTTGCTCATAGTATTGCTCGAGCTTCGCTATCTCATCCTAGCCCCCATATTTTTCATCATGTATTGCCTACTTTGTACCGCctaattatgaatgaaatgaattga
- the LOC11444662 gene encoding cyclin-T1-3 isoform X2 — MAALVSGELPHHGASDGSSCRSSQDKQEEALGRWYMSRKEIEENAPSRKDGIDLKKETYLRKSYCTFLQDLGMRLKVPQVTIATAIIFCHRFFLRQSHAKNDRRTIATVCMFLAGKVEETPRPLKDVILISYEMIHKKDPAAAQRIKQKEVYEQQKELILLGERVVLATLAFDLNVQHPYKPLVEAIKKFNVAKNALAQVAWNFVNDGLRTSLCLQFKPHHIAAGAIFLAAKFLKVKLPSDGEKVWWQEFDVTPRQLEEVSNQMLELYEQNRIPQSQGSEAEGVAAGGVRAAARAPATSEEQVSKQISSHSPPQRSSVENNAVPVSRTENQSNDGSAEMGSDITDHKMDSETRDSQTSEKLPDKDKLVGDQEKLVATKEAAELGRNDDTSLNKSSFNVGQNLERREGPLGQSPKEAIKIDKDKVKAILEKRRKERGEMTIKKDVMDEDDLIERELEDGVELAVENEKNKQQRRQSLSKPDDEDHGEDLEEARDRDGFNAEKGDMIDDASSLLNNHHKRKGSPPASQPETKKRLDSNYHNDFSE, encoded by the exons ATGGCAGCACTTGTGTCTGGAGAGTTGCCACATCATGGAGCATCTGATGGAAGCTCTTGTAGAAGTTCTCAAGATAAGCAAGAAGAAGCATTGGGTCGCTGGTATATGTCTagaaaagaaatagaagaaaatgcTCCGTCAAGAAAAGATGGAATTGACTTGAAGAAAGAGACATATCTGCGCAAGTCATACTGTACATTCTTACAAGATTTAGGCATGCGACTTAAAGT GCCTCAAGTAACTATAGCAACAGCCATAATATTTTGTCATCGATTCTTTCTTCGACAATCTCATGCAAAGAATGACCGAAGG ACAATTGCCACAGTTTGCATGTTTTTGGCTGGAAAGGTTGAAGAGACTCCTCGTCCTCTTAAGGATGTTATTCTCATATCTTATGAGATGATTCACAAGAAAGACCCAGCTGCTGCTCAGAGGATAAAACAGAAG GAAGTGTATGAGCAGCAGAAAGAGTTAATTTTACTTGGAGAGAGGGTTGTACTTGCCACTTTGGCTTTTGACTTGAATGTCCAACATCCATATAAGCCCCTTGTCGAGGCCATAAAGAAGTTCAATGTTGCTAAGAACGCCCTTGCACAAGTTGCATGGAACTTTGTTAATGATGG GCTGAGGACATCACTCTGCCTGCAATTTAAGCCACATCATATTGCGGCAGGTGCCATTTTCCTTGCTGCCAAGTTCCTGAAAGTGAAGCTTCCGTCAGATGGTGAGAAGGTTTGGTGGCAGGAGTTTGATGTCACCCCACGTCAATTGGAGG AAGTTAGCAATCAAATGTTGGAACTTTATGAGCAGAATAGAATTCCACAATCACAAGGAAGTGAAGCAGAAGGGGTTGCTGCAGGGGGGGTGAGAGCTGCTGCAAGGGCTCCTGCGACGAGTGAGGAGCAGgtttcaaaacaaatttcatCTCATTCACCTCCTCAGCGCTCATCTGTGGAAAATAACGCAGTACCAGTTTCAAGAACCGAAAACCAAAGCAATGATGGGAGTGCAGAAATGGGAAGTGACATTACTGATCACAAGATGGACTCGGAAACCAGGGATTCTCAGACCTCAGAAAAGTTACCCGACAAAGATAAACTTGTTGGAGATCAAGAGAAACTTGTTGCCACAAAGGAGGCTGCAGAATTAGGAAGGAATGATGATACATCATTAAACAAGTCTAGCTTCAATGTTGGTCAAAATCTGGAGCGTCGGGAAGGCCCACTTGGTCAGTCGCCCAAAGAAGCAATCAAGATTGACAAAGATAAGGTAAAGGCCATATTAGAAAAAAGGAGAAAGGAACGAGGGGAAATGACAATAAAGAAAGATGTAATGGATGAGGATGATCTCATTGAGAGGGAgcttgaag ATGGAGTAGAGTTAGCAGTtgagaatgagaaaaataagcAACAGAGAAGACAGAGCTTGTCTAAGcctgatgatgaagatcatggTGAGGACCTTGAGGAGGCTAGAGACAGGGACGGATTCAATGCAGAAAAAGGGGATATGATAGATGATGCTTCATCGTTGTTGAACAATCATCACAAGAGAAAGGGTAGCCCTCCAGCAAGTCAACCAGAAACAAAGAAGCGGCTTGATTCCAATTATCACAATGATTTTTCCGAGTAA
- the LOC11444662 gene encoding cyclin-T1-3 isoform X1, whose protein sequence is MAALVSGELPHHGASDGSSCRSSQDKQEEALGRWYMSRKEIEENAPSRKDGIDLKKETYLRKSYCTFLQDLGMRLKVPQVTIATAIIFCHRFFLRQSHAKNDRRTIATVCMFLAGKVEETPRPLKDVILISYEMIHKKDPAAAQRIKQKEVYEQQKELILLGERVVLATLAFDLNVQHPYKPLVEAIKKFNVAKNALAQVAWNFVNDGLRTSLCLQFKPHHIAAGAIFLAAKFLKVKLPSDGEKVWWQEFDVTPRQLEEVSNQMLELYEQNRIPQSQGSEAEGVAAGGVRAAARAPATSEEQVSKQISSHSPPQRSSVENNAVPVSRTENQSNDGSAEMGSDITDHKMDSETRDSQTSEKLPDKDKLVGDQEKLVATKEAAELGRNDDTSLNKSSFNVGQNLERREGPLGQSPKEAIKIDKDKVKAILEKRRKERGEMTIKKDVMDEDDLIERELEDGVEITNKMIDKDKVKTALEKMRKERGEMTIKKDIMDEDDLIERELEDGVELAVENEKNKQQRRQSLSKPDDEDHGEDLEEARDRDGFNAEKGDMIDDASSLLNNHHKRKGSPPASQPETKKRLDSNYHNDFSE, encoded by the exons ATGGCAGCACTTGTGTCTGGAGAGTTGCCACATCATGGAGCATCTGATGGAAGCTCTTGTAGAAGTTCTCAAGATAAGCAAGAAGAAGCATTGGGTCGCTGGTATATGTCTagaaaagaaatagaagaaaatgcTCCGTCAAGAAAAGATGGAATTGACTTGAAGAAAGAGACATATCTGCGCAAGTCATACTGTACATTCTTACAAGATTTAGGCATGCGACTTAAAGT GCCTCAAGTAACTATAGCAACAGCCATAATATTTTGTCATCGATTCTTTCTTCGACAATCTCATGCAAAGAATGACCGAAGG ACAATTGCCACAGTTTGCATGTTTTTGGCTGGAAAGGTTGAAGAGACTCCTCGTCCTCTTAAGGATGTTATTCTCATATCTTATGAGATGATTCACAAGAAAGACCCAGCTGCTGCTCAGAGGATAAAACAGAAG GAAGTGTATGAGCAGCAGAAAGAGTTAATTTTACTTGGAGAGAGGGTTGTACTTGCCACTTTGGCTTTTGACTTGAATGTCCAACATCCATATAAGCCCCTTGTCGAGGCCATAAAGAAGTTCAATGTTGCTAAGAACGCCCTTGCACAAGTTGCATGGAACTTTGTTAATGATGG GCTGAGGACATCACTCTGCCTGCAATTTAAGCCACATCATATTGCGGCAGGTGCCATTTTCCTTGCTGCCAAGTTCCTGAAAGTGAAGCTTCCGTCAGATGGTGAGAAGGTTTGGTGGCAGGAGTTTGATGTCACCCCACGTCAATTGGAGG AAGTTAGCAATCAAATGTTGGAACTTTATGAGCAGAATAGAATTCCACAATCACAAGGAAGTGAAGCAGAAGGGGTTGCTGCAGGGGGGGTGAGAGCTGCTGCAAGGGCTCCTGCGACGAGTGAGGAGCAGgtttcaaaacaaatttcatCTCATTCACCTCCTCAGCGCTCATCTGTGGAAAATAACGCAGTACCAGTTTCAAGAACCGAAAACCAAAGCAATGATGGGAGTGCAGAAATGGGAAGTGACATTACTGATCACAAGATGGACTCGGAAACCAGGGATTCTCAGACCTCAGAAAAGTTACCCGACAAAGATAAACTTGTTGGAGATCAAGAGAAACTTGTTGCCACAAAGGAGGCTGCAGAATTAGGAAGGAATGATGATACATCATTAAACAAGTCTAGCTTCAATGTTGGTCAAAATCTGGAGCGTCGGGAAGGCCCACTTGGTCAGTCGCCCAAAGAAGCAATCAAGATTGACAAAGATAAGGTAAAGGCCATATTAGAAAAAAGGAGAAAGGAACGAGGGGAAATGACAATAAAGAAAGATGTAATGGATGAGGATGATCTCATTGAGAGGGAgcttgaagatggagttgaaaTAACAAACAAGATGATTGACAAAGACAAAGTAAAGACCGCGTTAGAAAAAATGAGAAAGGAACGAGGTGAAATGACAATAAAGAAAGATATAATGGACGAGGATGATCTCATTGAGAGGGAGCTTGAAGATGGAGTAGAGTTAGCAGTtgagaatgagaaaaataagcAACAGAGAAGACAGAGCTTGTCTAAGcctgatgatgaagatcatggTGAGGACCTTGAGGAGGCTAGAGACAGGGACGGATTCAATGCAGAAAAAGGGGATATGATAGATGATGCTTCATCGTTGTTGAACAATCATCACAAGAGAAAGGGTAGCCCTCCAGCAAGTCAACCAGAAACAAAGAAGCGGCTTGATTCCAATTATCACAATGATTTTTCCGAGTAA